One genomic window of Gossypium hirsutum isolate 1008001.06 chromosome D11, Gossypium_hirsutum_v2.1, whole genome shotgun sequence includes the following:
- the LOC107911576 gene encoding origin of replication complex subunit 5: MATEESPQVTRRATRSYSASNTAIESTNPPESYKPTINDLGFRQQPLRLEDLFSSFPGRRSQILELLRLLGPLNSPMFPILVYGGPSTGKTSVTLQVFRHLNRPFIYSSCITCYSPRILFESILNQLFHRKDSGHSYSSLKRCERPSDFVNYLREALENVITNLKGNSGKVSSKMSGRPDGTMVYLVFDNLECVRDWDKSSTILPFLFNLNDILKMPEVGLIFISNTSPDTYYLNIGYAEPIPLYFPDYTEDDLRHIFMANQTNSRLYASFLDVVLRPFCRVTRQVDELAAAFSSLFKKYSEPLSDKEVAPNEEMKRRLFSHIRPHIASALNETFQVRSQPLLKAETNQETKKTNSSRMPGVREDFDKIDFHMSTSAKYLLISAFLASRNPATLDASLFDSTGVSDSHKRKRKASEKSMDQKEMAEQELLMKGPGTFPLERLLAIFQCITSLAEDSLDEEESHELTVEGGSRGLMSDVLLQLSSLCNANFIIKGGSCPLEGSTRYRTAVSEDLALKVARSLKFPLSKYLYRR; this comes from the exons ATGGCTACGGAGGAAAGCCCACAAGTTACACGAAGAGCAACTAGATCTTACTCTGCTTCCAACACTGCCATTGAATCAACAAACCCCCCTGAATCCTACAAACCGACAATCAATGACCTTGGATTCAGACAGCAACCCCTTAGGTTGGAGGatctcttttcttctttcccCGGTCGACGTTCTCAAATTCTAGAGCTTTTACGCCTTTTGGGTCCCTTGAATTCCCCCATGTTTCCTATTTTGGTCTATGGTGGCCCTTCTACTGGGAAAACCAGTGTTACTCTCCAGGTTTTCAGGCATCTAAATCGCCCTTTCATCTATTCCAGTTGCATTACATGTTACAGTCCAAGGATCTTGTTTGAGTCCATCTTGAACCAGTTGTTTCATAGGAAGGACTCAGGTCATAGTTATTCTAGCTTAAAACGTTGTGAGAGGCCATCTGATTTTGTTAATTATCTTCGTGAAGCATTGGAGAATGTGATTACTAATCTCAAGGGGAATTCAGGGAAAGTGAGTTCTAAGATGAGTGGACGGCCTGATGGAACAATGGTTtacttggtttttgataatttggAGTGCGTTCGAGATTGGGATAAAAGTTCTACCATATTACCCTTTTTATTCAACCTTAATGATATTTTAAAGATGCCCGAGGTCGGTTTGATCTTTATTAGCAATACCTCACCCGATACATATTACTTAAATATTGGTTATGCGGAGCCAATCCCTCTTTATTTTCCGGACTACACAGAAGATGATCTTCGTCATATTTTTATGGCAAATCAAACCAACAGCAGATTGTATGCCTCCTTTCTTGA TGTCGTGCTAAGGCCTTTCTGTAGAGTTACCAGACAAGTAGACGAATTGGCTGCAGCATTTTCttcattatttaaaaagtatTCTGAACCCTTAAGTGACAAGGAAGTTGCACCCAATGAAGAAATGAAGAGAAGGTTGTTTAGTCATATTCGGCCACACATTGCTTCTGCTTTGAATGAAACTTTCCAGGTTCGATCTCAGCCACTCCTCAAAGCTGAAACCAACCAGGAGACAAAGAAAACTAATAGTTCAAGGATGCCGGGAGTTCGAGAAGACTTTGATAAGATAGATTTTCACATGTCTACTTCTGCAAAGTATCTTCTTATTTCAGCGTTCCTTGCTTCAAGAAACCCTGCTACTCTTGATGCATCATTATTTGATTCAACTGGGGTTTCTGATAGTCACAAACGAAAGAGGAA GGCATCTGAAAAATCAATGGATCAAAAGGAAATGGCAGAGCAAGAATTGCTTATGAAAGGGCCTGGAACATTTCCATTGGAGAGGTTATTAGCCATATTTCAGTGTATAACATCTTTAGCAGAAGATTCCCTTGATGAAGAAGAAAGTCATGAGCTAACAGTTGAGGGAGGTAGTAGAGGACTCATGTCTGATGTACTATTGCAACTGTCCAGTCTATGCAAtgctaattttattattaaaggaGGAAGCTGCCCATTGGAGGGGTCAACTCGATATCGCACTGCAGTAAGTGAAGATTTAGCTTTGAAG GTCGCAAGGAGCCTTAAGTTCCCTTTATCAAAATACTTATACAGAAGATGA
- the LOC107911577 gene encoding ATG8-interacting protein 1 isoform X1 has product MDDNGEKEENIPRGIEWEVVSLTASAYAAAPGPKEVETKDDNKGDPYEVGEAETSHALFMSGHFVFPPSEHENLPLEPENSSERVGKDVVHELGVVEEGGRSRTKEEEEDWSLRGLNVHEEFSGMQFFDKKHGTEFDEGTTLQGLDLIDKGQSLYSAATFGSFHGEEALGGTTTFGEDATVSELIEASEQGLGFPSDIPQSPKPQDDKCDASDLPCEAWWKRRAVSLYVHAKETNAFWSVFIAAAVMGLVILGQRWQQERWQALQLKWQLSINNEKTGRVLDSIYRLKEVIVGGHCRGSFVRGTFPGDS; this is encoded by the exons ATGGATGATAATGGTGAAAAAGAGGAAAATATCCCACGTGGGATTGAATGGGAAGTTGTGTCCTTAACTGCATCTGCATATGCTGCCGCTCCTGGTCCAAAAGAAGTTGAAACAAAGGATGATAACAAGGGTGATCCATATGAAGTAGGGGAAGCAGAAACTTCTCATGCTTTATTCATGTCTGGTCACTTTGTCTTCCCCCCTAGCGAGCATGAGAATTTGCCATTGGAACCCGAGAATAGTAGTGAACGTGTAGGCAAGGACGTGGTCCATGAATTAGGTGTTGTAGAAGAAGGTGGTAGATCTAGgacaaaggaagaagaagaagattggTCTTTGAGAGGGTTGAATGTGCATGAAGAATTTTCAGGTATgcaattttttgataaaaaacaTGGTACAGAGTTTGATGAAGGAACAACACTGCAAGGACTGGATTTGATTGACAAGGGCCAGAGTTTGTATAGTGCTGCGACATTTGGTTCTTTCCATGGTGAGGAAGCACTTGGTGGAACAACCACCTTTGGTGAGGATGCCACTGTTTCTGAACTTATTGAAGCTTCTGAGCAAGGCTTAGGTTTTCCTTCAGATATCCCTCAGTCCCCAAAGCCTCAAGATGATAAATGTGATGCCTCTGATCTCCCATGCGAAGCTTGGTGGAAGAGAAGAGCAGTTTCATTGTATGTTCATGCAAAAGAGACAAATGCATTTTGGTCCGTTTTCATTGCTGCAGCTGTGATGGGCCTTGTGATTCTTGGGCAGCGTTGGCAACAAGAGAGGTGGCAGGCATTGCAACTTAAGTGGCAGCTCAGCATCAACAACGAG AAGACTGGTAGGGTGCTCGATTCCATATATCGTCTTAAAGAAGTCATCGTTGGTGGCCACTGTCGAGGTTCTTTTGTGAGGGGCACCTTCCCTGGTGACAGCTAA
- the LOC107911577 gene encoding ATG8-interacting protein 1 isoform X2, whose protein sequence is MDDNGEKEENIPRGIEWEVVSLTASAYAAAPGPKEVETKDDNKGDPYEVGEAETSHALFMSGHFVFPPSEHENLPLEPENSSERVGKDVVHELGVVEEGGRSRTKEEEEDWSLRGLNVHEEFSGMQFFDKKHGTEFDEGTTLQGLDLIDKGQSLYSAATFGSFHGEEALGGTTTFGEDATVSELIEASEQGLGFPSDIPQSPKPQDDKCDASDLPCEAWWKRRAVSLYVHAKETNAFWSVFIAAAVMGLVILGQRWQQERWQALQLKWQLSINNETGRVLDSIYRLKEVIVGGHCRGSFVRGTFPGDS, encoded by the exons ATGGATGATAATGGTGAAAAAGAGGAAAATATCCCACGTGGGATTGAATGGGAAGTTGTGTCCTTAACTGCATCTGCATATGCTGCCGCTCCTGGTCCAAAAGAAGTTGAAACAAAGGATGATAACAAGGGTGATCCATATGAAGTAGGGGAAGCAGAAACTTCTCATGCTTTATTCATGTCTGGTCACTTTGTCTTCCCCCCTAGCGAGCATGAGAATTTGCCATTGGAACCCGAGAATAGTAGTGAACGTGTAGGCAAGGACGTGGTCCATGAATTAGGTGTTGTAGAAGAAGGTGGTAGATCTAGgacaaaggaagaagaagaagattggTCTTTGAGAGGGTTGAATGTGCATGAAGAATTTTCAGGTATgcaattttttgataaaaaacaTGGTACAGAGTTTGATGAAGGAACAACACTGCAAGGACTGGATTTGATTGACAAGGGCCAGAGTTTGTATAGTGCTGCGACATTTGGTTCTTTCCATGGTGAGGAAGCACTTGGTGGAACAACCACCTTTGGTGAGGATGCCACTGTTTCTGAACTTATTGAAGCTTCTGAGCAAGGCTTAGGTTTTCCTTCAGATATCCCTCAGTCCCCAAAGCCTCAAGATGATAAATGTGATGCCTCTGATCTCCCATGCGAAGCTTGGTGGAAGAGAAGAGCAGTTTCATTGTATGTTCATGCAAAAGAGACAAATGCATTTTGGTCCGTTTTCATTGCTGCAGCTGTGATGGGCCTTGTGATTCTTGGGCAGCGTTGGCAACAAGAGAGGTGGCAGGCATTGCAACTTAAGTGGCAGCTCAGCATCAACAACGAG ACTGGTAGGGTGCTCGATTCCATATATCGTCTTAAAGAAGTCATCGTTGGTGGCCACTGTCGAGGTTCTTTTGTGAGGGGCACCTTCCCTGGTGACAGCTAA